GGGCAGCTGGTGCCGTTCCTGGCGGCGGAGATCCCCACCGCCGAGAACGGGGGGGTGGCTGCCGATGGCCGCTCAGTTACTTGGCAATTGCGGCAGGATGTGCAGTGGTCTGATGGCGAGCCCTTTACCGCTGCCGATGTGGTGTTCACTTTCGAGTTCATTCGCAATCCCCAGGTGGCGGCGGCCACGGCCCAGTATTACGATCGGGTAGACAAGGTAGAAGCCATCGACGACCACACGGTCAAGGTCACCTTCACCCAGCCCAACCCCGCCTGGGCCGTGCCCTTTACCGGCGAGACCGGCCTGATCCTGCCGCGCCACATCTTCGCAGAGCTCGAGGATTCCCAGGTGCGTCAGGCGGAGGCCAATCTGCAACCGGTGGGCACCGGCCCCTATCAGGTGGTTAGCTTCGGCGGGGGCACGGTGCTGTTTGAGCCCAACCCCAGCTATTGGGATGGGGAGCCCGCCTTTCAACAGGTGGCACTGCAGGCGGGTCTGGCTCCCTATGCCGCCGCCCGCTCGGTGCTGAAGACCGGGGAGGCTGACTTTGCCTACAATCTGCAGGTGGATGGCCAGGAGCTGCAGGCCCTGGAACAAGACGGCCAGGGGCGAGTGGTCACCCTCTTCGGCAGTTCTGTGGAACGGCTGATGCTCAACTTTGCCCATCCCTTTGTGGCCACCGAGGAGGGCGAACGGGCCAATCCTGAGATTCCCCATCCTTTCTTCAGCGATTCCCGGGTGCGCCAGGCCGTTGCCTATGCCATCGACCGCGATGCGATCGCAACCCAGCTCTACGGCTCCCTCGGTCGCCCCGTCAATCAACTCCTGGTGGCTCCGGCTCGATACAATCAGGCGATTCCCCACCGCCATGACCCAGAGCAAGCCAAGGCCCTGTTGACGGCAGCGGGCTGGCAAGACAGCGATGGCGATGGCATTCGCGACCGGGACGGAAATAATCTGCAGGTGGTGTTTCAGGCGCCGGTGAATCCGGTACGGCAACAGACCCAGGCTCTGATCAAAGCGCAGCTAGAGGCCGTTGGCTTCCAGGTGGAAATCAAGCGGGTGCGGGTTGACGCCTTCTTCTCCAGCGATCCAGAGGAAACCGATAGCCTCAACCACTTCTACAGCGACCTGCAGCTCTACACCACCGGCAACGACAGCCCCGACCCCAGCACCTACATGGGCTGGTGGACCTGCGACAACATCGCCTCCCAGGCTAACAACTGGCAGTTGCCCAACAATGCCCGCTACTGCAACGCCGACTATGACCAGCTCTGGCAGGCCGCCGTGCAGGAGCTGGATCGGGCGGCGCGGACGGACCTGTTCAACCAAATGGACGCTCTCTTAGTGGAAGAGGTCGCCGTTATTCCTCTAGTGCATCGAGCCTCAGCCAATGCCATCCACGCCAGCCTGGTGGGGGTCAGCCCTACCCCTTGGGATACCAGCACTTGGGATATCAAACATTGGCGTCGTCAGGATGGGTAATCTCCCGATAGACCTGCTCCAACCGCATCGGCTGGCGGGCGATGAAGTCGATGGGCAGGCCCTCGAAGCAGGCCAGTAGTTTAACCACCGGTAGGGCCTGGGGCAGCCGAAGCCCTAGCTCGGTGCCAAGCTGAGAGTTTTGTAAAACTAGACGACCACCATAGGCCTTACAGAGATTTTCGAGCCTTAGCATGGAAGATGTAAGCCCAGGGGTGAATCAACCGTGCTCAAGTCCAGACCTAGAGAGTCACTAGTACACCAAGGCAGAAGTAGGAAGGCAGAAGGCAGAAAGGGAAATCCTGATAAATGCAGCCTTTCCACACTAGTCAATAGAAGCATAATTTCTGCCACAGAGTACTAGTAGGACACTTGAAGAACTCGAGTCGGACTTGGGATTAACCGCGGTCAAGTCCAGACTTAAAATTTTCCCCAGAGGGAAAGCTCCAGAGGTGGAGTTGAACTTGGCATAACCTCAGCCATGATCCCTACCGACCACCTCGGTAGGACACCATCGGATGAGCCAAACCAAGGGGACGGTGGACATAGGCTGCTCGTATCTTAGCAGGGAGATTGGTTATGGCTGGCGATCACGACAGTGTCTTGCAGGCAAATACAGCCTTTTATCGGGCCTTCGAAAAGAAGGATCTAGAGGCCATGGCGACCATCTGGTCCCAGGGGATCGGTAGCCTCTGCGTCCATCCGGGGCGGACGGCGTTACAGGGGTGGGAGGCGATTCGCCAATCCTGGCAGCAGATCTTCAAAAACACCCGCTACCTGGAAATCGACATCGACGTGATTTCCGTAGAAGTCTCTGGGGATCTGGCCTATGTGGTGCTGGTAGAAAAGGTGCTCCAGATCGGCCAGGATCGCCTAGAAGCCAAATCCATGGCCACCAATATCTTCGAGCGCATGGCCGGCCGCTGGTATTTAGTACACCACCACGGCAGTCCAGTGGTACGCTAGTGAGTCATCCCAGGTGTTTTGACAGCCTCTGGAGCATCTTGGCTCCCAGGAATCGAAATTGCATCCCGTCGGCAGCGAGGAGCCCCGTCGAGAGACTCCTCCACACAGGCCAATTTGTCCGGGTTATTGACGATAAAAATGGCGCGAATGTGCTCGGCGTCGAAGCCGAAGGTGGCCACGCTAAACAGACGACGATCAACGTAGGTGAGAATACCTGGCTGTCCATTCACCCCCTGAATCTGATAGATCGTGTCTGCCGGCTTTTGCTTGCGGATGGTGAGCAAGAACCTGGCCACCTTAGCTGCGCCCTGTAGAGGTCTAGGAATGGCGCGGGCTTTACCGCCGCCGTCGGTGGCGATGGTGATATCTTCCGACAGTAAGGCCATCAATCCATGGAAGTCACCGGCATGACAGGCCCGTAGGAACTGGTGGACGAGTTGTTCCTGACGTTGCTGCGAGGGCTCAAACCGGGGCCGCTGAGTTGACAGGTGTCGCTTGGCGCGGCGGACGATCTGACGGCAGTTTTCCGGCCGTTTGTCGACGATGGTGCCGATGGTGTCATAGTCGTAGTCAAACGCCTCCCGTAGCAAAAAGACGGCTCGCTCCACCGGAGAGAGGGTTTCTAACAAGAGTAGAAACGCCGTGGAAAGGGTGTCGGCCAACTCGGCAGATTGGGCCGGGTCGGTCGTGGCTGGCGTGGAAATTGGCTCTGGCAGCCAAGTGCCGACATACTGTTCTCGGCGAACGCGGGCGGAGCGCAGGTAGTCGATGCAGAGACGGGTAATGATGCTGGAGAGATAGGCCTTGGCGGAGTGGATGGCCCCATCTGAGGCCTGCTGCCAGCGGATAAAGGTTTCCTGCACCATGTCTTCGGCATCGGCGACGCTGCTCAACATGCGGTATGCGATCGCAAACAGCAAGGGCCGATATTGCCTGAATGCATCCAGTCGATCCGGTTGATCCATCAGAGGGTGGGCCTCCCTGTCCCCATAGTTTCAATCGCCGTGATAGGGTGATGCTCCCTGTCACATCGGCCGGATAGCTGCTATGGATTGAGCCTCTGGCCCGTCACCACCTGAAGCGATGGCAGCTGCTACACAGGCAGCGTCAGCGCCTGATCGGCGGCGCCAAAGACCAAGGCAATGGCCTTGGCGGGTTGAGTGTCGCTGGCGCTGTAGGTGGTCACATGAATCTCACCCGGCGGCTCGTAGAAGACCTGCCCCGCCGAGAGCCGGCGTTTGGGCCGATCTTGCATCTGAAACCAGACGGCGCCATCCAACACATATCCCAACACGAACCCAGGATGGCGATGGGCCGGCGTCGGTGCTCCCCCGGCTGGAAACTCCAGGGCCACGACACGAACCGTCCAATCCTCCAAACTAACCGCAGGCAGCTCCTGTTGAAAGATGAGGGTCTCGCGATAGGTCTCAGCGGCATCAGCGGCCGGCAGCAGCAACTGGGTAAGCAGTCCAGCCAAACTGGCGTGCAGCAGTTCTCGGCGATTCATAGTATCCTCCAGAATCAGCTAGTTTCAGAGCTATTTCTTTGTCGTTGCCATGGATCGGGGAGTCAGCCAGGCCAAGGAGCGGGGCTGCCATGCCAGTGCCTGCTTGGCCTTCACATTGGCGGCTCCCCGGAGGCGCGTGGCGTAGTACACCGTGTCCGCATCTTGGACAGCCTCTGCTGACACCGACAGAGGCGGGGGCGCCCCCAACCAGTGGGCATAGGCAGGCAACCAGTCTCGCAGGGCCATCGGCGTGTCATCCACAATGGTGTAAATGCCAGGAGCACCCCGCTCCACGGCGGCAACCGTGGCCGCCGCCGCATCGTCCACGTGAATCCAAGACCACACCCCTGCGCCATCGCCGACGATCGGGAACTGCTGCTGCCGCACCTGTTGGGCCATGTTGCCATCGGGGGCATACCAGGTGCCGGGGCCGTAGAAGAAGCCATAGCGCAGGGCAATCCCCTCTAAAGTGTCAGCCGCAAGCACTCGCTGTTCCAGATTGGCATACAGGCGAGTGCCCGTTGCGATCGCAGGGGGCCCCACAAACGCCAAGGGAGTTTCCTCACTCGCTAACCCGTCTCCAGGGGCGTACCAAAAGCCGCAGGACTGAATAATATAGCGACGCACCCCGGCGGCTGCCGCTGCGTTTTGGAGATACCTGCCCCCCTGTTGACGAGTGCGGGCATCGGTTGCTGCAGCAGCTTGCATGGCTTGGCGGGTATAGGTCTGGGGCAGGGAGGTAAGTTCCTCAATCACGACGTCGGGGCGAAGGCGCTTCAGGATCTGGTCCACCGCCTCGGCCTCGAAAATATTCAACACGATCGGCGTCGCCCCTTGGTCGCCGACTGCCTGGGCTCGCTCCTGGGAGCGCGTCATGCCAAACACGTCGTAACCGGCCTGCATGAGTTGCGCCACCAGCGGTCGCCCAATCGCCCCGGTGGCCCCAGCCACAAATACTCTCATCTTCGCTCTCCTTCATTGCCTTCACTCCAGAAGACGAAATCGGGAGGCGATCTGTGACATCTTTCATTGTCTGAGGTGAGTATCTGCGGTGCGAAGGCAGGGATCTGACTTCTGGGAGGAGCCGGTGATTTAGGTACTAGACATGATGTAGCTCACCCCGACAAGACCACCGACGAAATTCCAGGGAGGCAGGTGAGTCAGGGCTTTCCAGCTGGGGGGTGCAAACAGGCCGGTCGCCAGCAATAGCAATAAGGCCGCTGTGCCGACGGCGTAGGAGATACCAGCCGCCAATGGGACAGACCCAGTGGTGGTGGCTAAATAGGCGTTCATGCTGGCCTGGATCGGTAGGGCGGTACCCGCCAACAGCGCCAGAGAGCCATAGAGGCAGGGTTGATAGCGCTGGAGCCAGGCGGTGGTTACATTCACAGGTTGACGGTGCATAGTACGTACTCGCAATTGGGGATCAGACTATCCACCAGGAGGCCCTTGGTAGATGGCAACCTCAAGCTGCGATCGCATGCCGATAGGACCCGTGGGCCAGTTCAGCCAACAGCGATGGAGCCGAGGGCGTCCAGTTGAGTAGCGTTTTCGCCCGATCGCTAGACACCCGCTGATCCAGGGCCAAGGCATCAGCCAAGGCTCCCCAAGTTTGTCGGGCCTCAGCCAAAGTCAGGACCTGGCGGCGATCGTCGACCCCCACCACTAAGGCCATCGCCGCGGCAATTGCGTGCACTGATAAATGCTCCCCGGCACCAATCAGCACCGTGCCAGCAGGGGCCTCTACGACAGCTCGCTCATATAAGCGGGCCAGATCCTCAACATGGACCAACGGCCACACCGTCTCGCCCTGGCCGATGATCGGCACTGCATCAGCCTCGCGAGCGGCTTGGATCAGCATGGCAATGAGGCCACCGCCGTGGCCGTATACAATGGCCGGGCGAATCACCACCGAACTACCCCCCGGGACACCGCCGCCAGGGCGCGCTCTTCCACGGCAGGGCGCCAGGCCACAATCTCAGGGGGAGCCAACGGGGCGATCTCATCGGCGGGGTGGGCGCCGGTATTGCCCATTACCCAGATCCCGCTAGTGTAGACGAACGGCGTCTGAGTGCCTGCTAACGTCGCCACGATCGCTTCCACTACCGAGCCATCCACCGCGGCCATATCCCCCTGCTTGGCAGCCGTGTGGATCACACCCTCGGATGCCTCCACCGCCTGCTGCCAGCTAGCCGGATTCGTCAAATCGCCACGGACAGGCTCCACGCCACGACTCGCCAGCTTCTGAGCCGACACTTCAGAACGGGCTAGCCCAACGACCTGATAACCACGGGCTTGCAAGGCCGTCGCCACAGCGCTGCCAATATAGCCGGTGGCACTGGTTAGAAATAGCTTCGGCCCATGATCCGATTGCGTGATCCCAGCGATTGCCGCAGCGTGATTGGGCAGCTCACACCGCCAAGCCCCTGCGATTTGCGGCATTGATCCAGCCCGTTTTACCGCTATTTTTTGAGCCCTAGCAGGAGTGCAAAAATTCCCAAGAGTAGGACTTCTGTGCCCAACAGCCCATTCAGGATTGAGGCATCGTCGGGCTTGGAGATGAAGTGCGATCGCAGCAGGGTGTAGGGCACAAGCTGGCATCGGTTCCCCTTCTAGGAGGTCGCCAGGGCCGTGGCTAGAGTGCCAGGGCAAAACTAGTTCTGGCATCGTGCGGTCAGTGAGCGAGTGGCGATACTCCAGGTTAGGTCTCTGCCAGCCCAAGGGTTCACTCGTCAACAGATGCTGATGGCCACTTTTCCCCGCACCCGTCGTTGCTCCAGGTAACGGATCGCGTCAGGCACATCGCTGAGGGGATAGATGCGATCGATGAACGGCACCACCTTGCCAGTGTCCAGGAGATCCTTCAAGGTCAGCAGATCCGCTTGCTGGGGCTGCGAAGCTAGACACTTCACCGAGCGATCGCGCCACTTGCCCACTACCGGACCGAGCAGCATCGCCCGAAAGAAATCGGGAGTAGAGCCGCCCACCATGACGTAGGTGCCGCCCGGCTTCAATACCGGTAAATAGTCAGCAAAGGCACGAAAAGCTGCCGCATCCAGAATCAGGTCGTACTGCTGCCCCGCTTGGGCGACATCCGTTTGGGTGTAGTCAATGACCTGGTCGGCACCATGCGATCGCACCATGTCTACTTTTGAGCTGTGGCAAACACCCGTCACTTCTGCGCCAAAGGCTTTGGCAATTTGCACCGCAAACGACCCGACGCCACCAGAAGCTCCCACAATCAGCACCTGCTGGCCCGCCTGCAACTGCCCCACATCCCGCAGCCCTTGCAGCGCCGCCAGGCCAGACACCGGCACCGTGGCCGCTTCCTCAACGGTTAGATTCCTAGGCTTGAGCGCCAGGGCTGACTCAGCAGCACAGACATACTCCGCAAAGCCGCCGAATCCGGATTCCGACAAGTCCCCAAACACCGCATCGCCTGGTTGAAACTGGGTCACATGCTTGCCGATCGCCTCGACGTCACCTGCGATCGCACTCCCCAAAATTTGCTGCTTTGGTCGGCGCAACCCGCCGTATATGAGGCGAATCAGGAATGGGGTGCCCCGCATCAGATGCCAGACACCAGCATCCACAGAAGCAGCCCGGACACGGATCAGCACCTGATCATCCTGGGGCACCGGTTTATCGACCTCCTCCAACCGCAACACTTCAGGGGAACCATACTCGGTCTGTGCGATCGCTTTCATCGTTTGGGCTCCTGGAACCAGAGCAGTGGGACTCGCTACTTGCATGAGGCTATTTGAGCTTGCAACTAACACACCCTTGCAGGATAGGGCAATACATTTACACTTGCCCCAGTATTCAGTAGACCTGTTGTGGCGACAGTTTTCTCTTGAACACCAAGGGTGAAAGGCAAATATGGACGAAAACTGGCTTCTCCTAATGCCGGATCGCCAGAAAGAATTGGGGTTTTCGCCCCATCTTTCACGGATCAGCTTCGCGAGTTGGGAGCCCTGCCTTTCGATGCTCGATTCCCAGTCTTGGTAGATCAGGTGGTAGTAGGGCGACAATTCGACGTCATTGAGTGCTTCATGGACTTACAACCGACGCTGACATGAAAATGTTCCTAGCAAACGACGCAAGAAATGGTGTCAGAGATGAGCTGAGTGCCTGACAGAAGTAGCTGAAAGGTAGTCATATCAGGACAAAGAGGAAATAGGCAGAGCTCGTGTGCGAGGCTGTAGTTACCACACTGACGGCCAAAGCGACATGCCAAGCTCTACCCAGCTCTATGATCAACTGCTGCACTATCTGCGTCAATACAGCCACTACCGGGACTTGCGCCATATCAAAGCCCTATCTTGGATGGTCACCGCCCTGATTTGTAGTGGTGAGCTGAGCCCACCTGCTTGGGAGTCCTACGTGATAAGCCGTGCCAACAAAGCGCAAAGCTTCGAGCGGCGGTGGCATCGATTTTTCGGCAACCGGCTCGTTGAGATAAATCAGCTCTACCTACCGCTGGTGCTGCTGACGCTGAGGCAGTGGGAGGGCAAGCGGCTGTATCTGGCACTCGATACAACGGTGCTGTGGAACCAATACTGCATGATTCACCTGTCAGTGGTGTGCTGCGGACGAGCAGTCCCGCTACTGTGGCGAGTGCTTGAGCATGGCAGTGCAACGGTGGCTTTTGAAGAATACCGCCCTTTGCTGCGCCGTGCCCGGTGGCTTTTGAGGCAGTACCCGAACCTAATGCTGCTGGCCGACCGAGGCTTTGCCAACCACGACTTGATGAGTTGGTTGCAAGCGAGCAGTTGGCACTACTGCTTGCGAGTGCCCTGCGATGTCCTGCTGCACGGGCCAAGGCGTTATCCGACTGAAGTGAGATATCTGTGGCCGCCAAAAGGCGAGGCGATTTTCTATCGAAATGTCAGGCTGTGGCAGGATGGCTCCCACCAGTGCAACATCGTGCTGGCGACGCTTAAAGGCGTCAAAGAGCCTTGGGCCGTCATCACCGATGAACCGCCTACCTTGCAGACGCTCTGGCGCTACGCGTTGCGTTTCAGAGTAGAGGAGCTGTTTTTGGATAGCAAATCAGGAGCTTTCGAGATTGAAGACTCCCGAATCCGCTCAGCGGTAGCCCTTGAGCGACTTTATCTAGTGGCCGCTATTGCACTGCTTTATGGAACAACCACTGGCATGGCGGTTCAGATTGAAGGCCTTAGGCAGCAGGTAGACCCTCATTGGCGGCGCGGACTCAGCTACCTCAAGATTGGATTGCGCTGGCTTAAGGGAGTCGTTCACAAAGGACGACAGCTTCTAGAGCCGATAGCGCTGTTAGTCCGTGACCCAGAGCCTTGTTTTGCCTCCAAAAAAGCGGAGCACGACTATTACGACCAAATCTGGTTCTCTCGCATCCGCTCTCTATCCTGCCGACTAGAGTAAAAGATGTGTCAGGCAGTCAGGGCGATGAGACATATCGAAACGAAGCAAGAAACTGATATTCGCCGCTCCTTCGACTTGTTAGCTGACTTTGCTAGAGATACAAAACTGTTCGTAAACCCTCATCTATCTCCTTCTGCAAGTAGTTAGGTAGCGAACCAATACACTCAACCAAAAACGTCTTATCGATCGTGAAAATTTGAGAGACATTTACAACGGAATCTCTCGACAAACCCGATACCCCATGCGGTAACAGTACATTGCCTGGTGCTTCCGCTAACCGAATATTTGAAGTGATAATAACGACGATAACAGTGCTAATCTGGCTCTGGGTAAAAGTATCATCCTGAATCACCAAGACGGGACGACGATATCGAGGTTCTGAGCCCATTGGATCGGGTAGGTTCGCCCACCAAATTTCTCCCCGATACATTACCAATCCTCGTGGGGCAAAGACATAAACTGCATCCTTGCCATAACTGGATCAAGTTCAGAGGACTCTTTAGCGTAAACTTGGTTCAATTTGAGCAAGATTTGATCACGGTTGTGCCTTTTCAGGTATGCCTGTAGCGCTTTTGTGTAAAGCTCACTGCGTGACACCCCTAACTGCTGAGCAAGTACTTCCGCCTGTTCAAAGACTGCATCTGGAAGTGAAATTGCAGTTTTCATAGCGACCTTAGCTTAAAGTTCTATTCTTCGGTTATACCTCAGTTATACCAGGGCTGCAAGAATGAGCATCCTTAGATATCAGCAGATAGCCTTTCAGTACGTCCCAAGCCAACGAAATCCTTTCTCACCTTTCAGCTTGCCATCAAAGCTGGCGGTTTCTCTGCAACCTGCCTGACGCGATGCTGCTCCAATCAGATAGTCAGAGAAGTCTGCTTTGCCCTGTTTGTATCGCTGGAGGGCTTGATCCACAGTTGAACGGTTTTCAAATTCAAACGCAGCACTATGGAGCATGGTCTCCAGAACGCTGATAATTTCTTCTGAAAACGGTAGTTGGCCCCTCTGAGCACCCAAACCAATTCACAGAGAACGATATTTGCTATGAAGCAGGGTTGGTTTTGCTGAATCAGATCGGCAGCTTGTTGCCATTGCTGTTCGTCATCGCGGGTGAGGTAGCGTACCAGGATGTTGGTATCAAGCCCAATCATTGGCTCCCTGGGAAATGGCGGCATCCATATCTTCGAGGGTAGCTGGCTGGGTACCGGGCCGATGCAGAATGCCGGACAGGGTTTCTACAGCAACATTGAGGGGAAAGATTTTCACCTCGCCATCTTCATCAATCACAAACTCAACTCTGCTGCCGCTGGTCAGCTTAAGATGCTGCCGAATTTCTTCCGGTATGGTGATTTGTCCAGTGTCAGTAACTGTTGTGCTGAGCATGGATAGAATACCTGTAATTGAGCTTATATAGCGGTTTTCACTCGAGTGAGGTACAACATATCTCCCGTAATGCTTGTGTAGCAAGGCTCCTGCGTACTTCATCCGTCCGGGAACCGCTATATCAGTATTTTAAGGAATTGGGAGTGTTCAGCAAACTGGGTTCGACCAGCCTGGAACCCTTGATTTTCCGTGCCCAGAGCCGAGGGTTACACAAAAATCAGAACCGACATTCCGCAGGTTGACAGTCTTTTTTGGATGTGCATAGAAAAGGTCAATGCTTGAAGCCCTTGC
This portion of the Halomicronema hongdechloris C2206 genome encodes:
- a CDS encoding peptide ABC transporter substrate-binding protein, with the translated sequence MATGRQQISGVAAAILVAGLMALGGCRPQPPEAGSASTPTTVARDLSQLRLLYGRIPETLNPHLATGVQDFEAARIVYEPLASYNAQGQLVPFLAAEIPTAENGGVAADGRSVTWQLRQDVQWSDGEPFTAADVVFTFEFIRNPQVAAATAQYYDRVDKVEAIDDHTVKVTFTQPNPAWAVPFTGETGLILPRHIFAELEDSQVRQAEANLQPVGTGPYQVVSFGGGTVLFEPNPSYWDGEPAFQQVALQAGLAPYAAARSVLKTGEADFAYNLQVDGQELQALEQDGQGRVVTLFGSSVERLMLNFAHPFVATEEGERANPEIPHPFFSDSRVRQAVAYAIDRDAIATQLYGSLGRPVNQLLVAPARYNQAIPHRHDPEQAKALLTAAGWQDSDGDGIRDRDGNNLQVVFQAPVNPVRQQTQALIKAQLEAVGFQVEIKRVRVDAFFSSDPEETDSLNHFYSDLQLYTTGNDSPDPSTYMGWWTCDNIASQANNWQLPNNARYCNADYDQLWQAAVQELDRAARTDLFNQMDALLVEEVAVIPLVHRASANAIHASLVGVSPTPWDTSTWDIKHWRRQDG
- a CDS encoding nuclear transport factor 2 family protein, whose translation is MAGDHDSVLQANTAFYRAFEKKDLEAMATIWSQGIGSLCVHPGRTALQGWEAIRQSWQQIFKNTRYLEIDIDVISVEVSGDLAYVVLVEKVLQIGQDRLEAKSMATNIFERMAGRWYLVHHHGSPVVR
- a CDS encoding RNA polymerase sigma-70 factor, which produces MDQPDRLDAFRQYRPLLFAIAYRMLSSVADAEDMVQETFIRWQQASDGAIHSAKAYLSSIITRLCIDYLRSARVRREQYVGTWLPEPISTPATTDPAQSAELADTLSTAFLLLLETLSPVERAVFLLREAFDYDYDTIGTIVDKRPENCRQIVRRAKRHLSTQRPRFEPSQQRQEQLVHQFLRACHAGDFHGLMALLSEDITIATDGGGKARAIPRPLQGAAKVARFLLTIRKQKPADTIYQIQGVNGQPGILTYVDRRLFSVATFGFDAEHIRAIFIVNNPDKLACVEESLDGAPRCRRDAISIPGSQDAPEAVKTPGMTH
- a CDS encoding cupin domain-containing protein, with protein sequence MNRRELLHASLAGLLTQLLLPAADAAETYRETLIFQQELPAVSLEDWTVRVVALEFPAGGAPTPAHRHPGFVLGYVLDGAVWFQMQDRPKRRLSAGQVFYEPPGEIHVTTYSASDTQPAKAIALVFGAADQALTLPV
- a CDS encoding NAD-dependent epimerase/dehydratase family protein produces the protein MRVFVAGATGAIGRPLVAQLMQAGYDVFGMTRSQERAQAVGDQGATPIVLNIFEAEAVDQILKRLRPDVVIEELTSLPQTYTRQAMQAAAATDARTRQQGGRYLQNAAAAAGVRRYIIQSCGFWYAPGDGLASEETPLAFVGPPAIATGTRLYANLEQRVLAADTLEGIALRYGFFYGPGTWYAPDGNMAQQVRQQQFPIVGDGAGVWSWIHVDDAAAATVAAVERGAPGIYTIVDDTPMALRDWLPAYAHWLGAPPPLSVSAEAVQDADTVYYATRLRGAANVKAKQALAWQPRSLAWLTPRSMATTKK
- a CDS encoding DMT family transporter, producing the protein MHRQPVNVTTAWLQRYQPCLYGSLALLAGTALPIQASMNAYLATTTGSVPLAAGISYAVGTAALLLLLATGLFAPPSWKALTHLPPWNFVGGLVGVSYIMSST
- a CDS encoding NAD-dependent epimerase/dehydratase family protein; translated protein: MVIRPAIVYGHGGGLIAMLIQAAREADAVPIIGQGETVWPLVHVEDLARLYERAVVEAPAGTVLIGAGEHLSVHAIAAAMALVVGVDDRRQVLTLAEARQTWGALADALALDQRVSSDRAKTLLNWTPSAPSLLAELAHGSYRHAIAA
- a CDS encoding NAD-dependent epimerase/dehydratase family protein, with the translated sequence MPQIAGAWRCELPNHAAAIAGITQSDHGPKLFLTSATGYIGSAVATALQARGYQVVGLARSEVSAQKLASRGVEPVRGDLTNPASWQQAVEASEGVIHTAAKQGDMAAVDGSVVEAIVATLAGTQTPFVYTSGIWVMGNTGAHPADEIAPLAPPEIVAWRPAVEERALAAVSRGVVRW
- a CDS encoding NAD(P)-dependent alcohol dehydrogenase; protein product: MKAIAQTEYGSPEVLRLEEVDKPVPQDDQVLIRVRAASVDAGVWHLMRGTPFLIRLIYGGLRRPKQQILGSAIAGDVEAIGKHVTQFQPGDAVFGDLSESGFGGFAEYVCAAESALALKPRNLTVEEAATVPVSGLAALQGLRDVGQLQAGQQVLIVGASGGVGSFAVQIAKAFGAEVTGVCHSSKVDMVRSHGADQVIDYTQTDVAQAGQQYDLILDAAAFRAFADYLPVLKPGGTYVMVGGSTPDFFRAMLLGPVVGKWRDRSVKCLASQPQQADLLTLKDLLDTGKVVPFIDRIYPLSDVPDAIRYLEQRRVRGKVAISIC
- a CDS encoding transposase — encoded protein: MPSSTQLYDQLLHYLRQYSHYRDLRHIKALSWMVTALICSGELSPPAWESYVISRANKAQSFERRWHRFFGNRLVEINQLYLPLVLLTLRQWEGKRLYLALDTTVLWNQYCMIHLSVVCCGRAVPLLWRVLEHGSATVAFEEYRPLLRRARWLLRQYPNLMLLADRGFANHDLMSWLQASSWHYCLRVPCDVLLHGPRRYPTEVRYLWPPKGEAIFYRNVRLWQDGSHQCNIVLATLKGVKEPWAVITDEPPTLQTLWRYALRFRVEELFLDSKSGAFEIEDSRIRSAVALERLYLVAAIALLYGTTTGMAVQIEGLRQQVDPHWRRGLSYLKIGLRWLKGVVHKGRQLLEPIALLVRDPEPCFASKKAEHDYYDQIWFSRIRSLSCRLE
- a CDS encoding type II toxin-antitoxin system PemK/MazF family toxin, yielding MYRGEIWWANLPDPMGSEPRYRRPVLVIQDDTFTQSQISTVIVVIITSNIRLAEAPGNVLLPHGVSGLSRDSVVNVSQIFTIDKTFLVECIGSLPNYLQKEIDEGLRTVLYL
- a CDS encoding ribbon-helix-helix domain-containing protein, encoding MKTAISLPDAVFEQAEVLAQQLGVSRSELYTKALQAYLKRHNRDQILLKLNQVYAKESSELDPVMARMQFMSLPHEDW
- a CDS encoding AbrB/MazE/SpoVT family DNA-binding domain-containing protein — encoded protein: MLSTTVTDTGQITIPEEIRQHLKLTSGSRVEFVIDEDGEVKIFPLNVAVETLSGILHRPGTQPATLEDMDAAISQGANDWA